One Methylobacterium sp. 77 DNA window includes the following coding sequences:
- a CDS encoding MBL fold metallo-hydrolase: MAGTPRAGIIPVTPFQQNCTLIWSDETKVGAVVDPGGDLDRIEAAIRDQGITIEKILLTHGHIDHAGGADELRERLGVPIEGPHEADRYLLDSLPETGANYGLEGARAVTPDRWLSEGDKVSVGELAFDILHAPGHSPGSVVFVSRDARFALVGDVVFKGSVGRTDLPGGNHDQLIRAIKEKVLPLGDDIAFIPGHGPTSTLGEERMTNPFLQE, translated from the coding sequence ATGGCAGGTACGCCCCGCGCAGGAATCATTCCGGTCACGCCCTTCCAGCAGAATTGCACGCTGATCTGGTCCGACGAGACCAAGGTCGGCGCGGTGGTCGATCCCGGTGGCGACCTCGACCGGATCGAGGCCGCGATCCGCGACCAGGGGATCACCATCGAGAAGATCCTGCTCACCCACGGCCATATCGACCATGCCGGTGGCGCCGATGAGCTGAGAGAGCGTCTCGGCGTCCCGATCGAGGGGCCGCACGAGGCCGATCGCTACCTCCTCGATTCCCTGCCCGAGACCGGCGCCAATTACGGGCTCGAAGGCGCCAGGGCCGTGACCCCGGACCGATGGCTCTCAGAGGGCGACAAGGTGAGCGTCGGCGAGCTGGCCTTCGACATCCTGCACGCGCCCGGACATTCCCCCGGCAGCGTCGTATTCGTGAGCCGCGACGCGCGCTTCGCCCTGGTCGGGGACGTGGTGTTCAAGGGCTCCGTCGGCCGCACCGACCTGCCCGGCGGCAACCACGATCAGCTCATCCGCGCCATCAAGGAGAAGGTCCTGCCGCTCGGCGACGACATCGCCTTCATCCCGGGCCATGGCCCCACGAGCACGCTCGGCGAGGAGCGGATGACCAACCCGTTCCTGCAGGAATAG
- the gyrB gene encoding DNA topoisomerase (ATP-hydrolyzing) subunit B yields the protein MSEMTDDDASRNLAATAYGAESIRVLKGLDAVRKRPGMYIGDTDDGSGLHHMVYEVVDNAIDEALAGHADVVTVMLNADGSVTVSDNGRGIPTDIHKEEGVSAAEVIMTQLHAGGKFDQNSYKVSGGLHGVGVSVVNALSQWLRLRIWRNGKEHAMEFRHGDAVSPLVIVGEGNGRRGTEVSFLPSTDTFTMIEFDYATLEKRLRELAFLNSGVRIVLTDARHAEHKREELFYEGGIEAFVRYLDRSRKPIEGMTKPVFVRAERDNIRVEVALWWNDSFNETVLPFTNNIPQRDGGTHMAGFRAAMTRQITGYAESTGITKREKITLTGEDCREGLTAVISVQVPDPKFSSQTKDKLVSSEVRPAVENVLNEGLSNWLEENPSQAKSVMGKVILAASAREAARKARETVTRKGVLDIASLPGKLADCQERDPSKCEILLVEGDSAGGSAKQGRDRTFQAVLPLRGKILNVERVRADRMLSSAEIGTLITALGAGIGRSSTDREGFNPDKLRYHRIIIMTDADVDGSHIRTLLLTFFFRQMPELIERGYIYIAQPPLYKAAKGKSAIYLKDERALEDYLIDAGVDGAVLRLASGAEFGGQQLKVLVEEARQFRGLMQALHTRYDRAAVEQAMIAGAFRTNVDENPAEAEVLATEIARRMDVIADDIEQGWEGSVSEGGYILSRTLRGVRHVATLDASLIASQEARRLADRAVALREIYGEPVIYARKGEETVLHGPVGLFEAVMAFGRKGLQLQRYKGLGEMNPQQLWETTLDSEVRSLLQVRVKDTQDADDLFVKLMGDVVEPRREFIQDNALNVANLDV from the coding sequence ATGTCCGAAATGACCGACGACGACGCTTCCCGCAATCTGGCGGCCACGGCTTATGGCGCCGAATCCATCCGCGTTCTCAAGGGGTTGGATGCGGTGCGCAAGCGCCCCGGCATGTATATCGGCGATACCGATGACGGTTCGGGCCTGCACCACATGGTCTACGAGGTCGTAGACAACGCCATCGACGAGGCTCTGGCCGGCCATGCGGACGTCGTGACGGTGATGCTCAACGCCGACGGCTCGGTGACGGTGTCCGATAACGGCCGCGGCATTCCCACCGATATCCACAAGGAAGAGGGGGTCTCGGCCGCCGAGGTCATCATGACCCAGCTCCATGCGGGCGGTAAGTTCGACCAGAACTCCTATAAGGTCTCCGGCGGCCTGCACGGCGTCGGAGTCTCGGTCGTCAACGCCCTCTCGCAATGGCTCCGCCTGCGCATCTGGCGCAACGGCAAGGAGCACGCGATGGAGTTTCGCCACGGCGACGCTGTCTCGCCGCTGGTGATCGTCGGCGAGGGCAACGGACGGCGCGGGACGGAAGTGTCGTTCCTGCCCTCCACCGACACCTTCACGATGATCGAGTTCGACTACGCGACGCTGGAAAAGCGCCTGCGCGAACTCGCCTTCCTCAATTCCGGCGTGCGCATCGTCCTCACCGACGCGCGCCATGCCGAGCACAAGCGCGAGGAGCTGTTCTACGAGGGCGGGATCGAGGCCTTCGTGCGCTACCTCGACCGCTCGCGCAAACCCATCGAGGGGATGACGAAGCCGGTCTTCGTACGGGCCGAGCGCGACAACATCCGCGTCGAGGTGGCGCTGTGGTGGAACGACTCGTTCAACGAGACCGTCCTGCCCTTCACCAACAACATTCCGCAGCGCGACGGCGGCACCCACATGGCGGGCTTCCGCGCCGCCATGACCCGGCAGATCACCGGCTACGCCGAATCCACCGGCATCACCAAGCGCGAGAAGATCACGCTCACCGGCGAGGATTGCCGCGAGGGCCTGACCGCGGTCATCTCGGTGCAGGTGCCGGACCCGAAATTTTCGTCTCAGACCAAGGACAAGCTCGTTTCTTCCGAGGTGCGCCCTGCCGTCGAGAACGTACTCAACGAGGGTCTGTCGAACTGGCTCGAGGAGAACCCGTCCCAGGCCAAATCCGTCATGGGCAAGGTCATCCTGGCCGCCTCCGCCCGCGAGGCCGCGCGCAAGGCGCGCGAGACCGTGACCCGCAAGGGCGTGCTCGACATCGCCTCGCTGCCCGGCAAACTCGCCGATTGCCAGGAGCGCGACCCGTCGAAATGCGAGATCCTGCTGGTGGAGGGCGATTCCGCCGGCGGCTCGGCCAAGCAGGGTCGCGACCGCACCTTCCAGGCGGTGTTGCCCCTGCGCGGCAAGATCCTGAACGTCGAGCGCGTGCGGGCGGACCGCATGCTGTCCTCGGCCGAGATCGGCACGCTGATCACGGCGCTCGGTGCCGGCATCGGCCGGTCCTCCACCGATCGCGAGGGGTTCAACCCGGACAAGCTGCGCTACCACCGCATCATCATCATGACCGATGCCGATGTCGACGGTTCGCACATCCGCACCCTGCTGCTCACCTTCTTCTTCCGGCAGATGCCGGAGCTGATCGAGCGCGGCTACATCTACATCGCCCAGCCGCCGCTTTATAAAGCGGCCAAGGGAAAGAGCGCGATCTACCTCAAGGACGAGCGCGCGCTGGAGGATTACCTCATCGATGCCGGCGTCGACGGGGCGGTGCTCCGGCTCGCCTCTGGCGCCGAATTCGGCGGCCAGCAATTGAAGGTGCTGGTGGAGGAGGCGCGCCAGTTCCGCGGCCTGATGCAGGCGCTGCACACCCGCTACGACCGCGCCGCCGTGGAGCAGGCGATGATCGCCGGCGCCTTCCGGACCAATGTGGACGAGAACCCGGCCGAAGCGGAAGTGCTCGCGACCGAGATCGCCCGGCGCATGGACGTCATCGCCGACGATATCGAGCAGGGCTGGGAAGGCTCGGTGAGCGAGGGTGGCTACATCCTCAGCCGCACCCTGCGCGGCGTGCGCCATGTGGCGACCCTCGACGCCTCCCTCATCGCCTCCCAGGAGGCACGGCGGCTCGCCGATCGCGCCGTGGCCCTGCGCGAGATCTACGGCGAACCGGTGATCTATGCCCGCAAGGGCGAGGAGACCGTGCTTCACGGGCCCGTCGGCCTGTTCGAGGCGGTGATGGCCTTCGGGCGAAAGGGCCTGCAGCTCCAGCGCTACAAGGGGCTCGGCGAGATGAATCCGCAGCAGCTCTGGGAGACGACCCTCGACAGCGAGGTGCGCTCGCTGCTCCAGGTCAGGGTCAAGGACACGCAGGATGCCGATGACCTTTTCGTGAAGCTGATGGGCGACGTCGTCGAGCCGCGTCGCGAGTTCATCCAGGACAATGCGCTCAACGTGGCGAATCTCGACGTCTGA
- the msrB gene encoding peptide-methionine (R)-S-oxide reductase MsrB, with amino-acid sequence MNRRQIVVAGASVAAILASLRLSGLSQAEAFAVVKTDAEWKRSLSSAEYAILRGHGTERAGSSPLNAEKRAGRFACAGCDLPLFSSETKFESGTGWPSFWAPLDRAVGTTTDGSFGMSRTEVHCSRCGGHLGHVFNDGPKPTGQRYCMNGAALRFAAA; translated from the coding sequence ATGAACCGCCGTCAGATCGTCGTCGCAGGTGCGTCCGTCGCCGCGATCCTCGCATCGCTCCGGCTGAGCGGGCTGTCGCAGGCCGAGGCCTTCGCGGTGGTGAAGACCGACGCCGAGTGGAAGCGAAGCCTCAGCAGCGCCGAATACGCCATCCTGCGGGGCCACGGCACCGAGCGTGCCGGGTCGAGCCCCCTGAACGCGGAGAAGCGGGCAGGGCGCTTCGCCTGCGCCGGCTGTGACCTGCCGCTGTTCTCGTCGGAGACGAAGTTCGAGAGCGGCACCGGTTGGCCGAGCTTCTGGGCGCCGCTGGACCGCGCCGTCGGCACCACGACCGACGGCAGCTTCGGAATGAGCCGCACGGAAGTGCATTGCAGCCGCTGCGGCGGCCATCTCGGCCATGTCTTCAACGACGGGCCGAAGCCCACGGGGCAGCGCTACTGCATGAACGGCGCGGCCCTCCGTTTCGCCGCCGCCTGA
- a CDS encoding transglycosylase domain-containing protein has protein sequence MNIILIKLFATALTLSQVTTRPDALKTQFDPIADKAQVVQILRDGCAHMRKSFDIEDINLDELISTAMEDPSAIAGASAPKLLHGLDIGELNTSYRQFCKGENPKDSPFDAAEVIDFYNKAVADLPSAQDLKDRKLPGASLILDGAGKRYAEAFEANGRRLTVPISEVPAMVQKAFVAAEDKRFETHHGIDERGVIRAFIGNLASPGRPAGGSTITQQVVKNLSVGDDVTYERKIREMIVASRLEQILAKPQILELYLNGIYLGRGSYGIEMAARSYFGKSVGQLTVPEAALLGGMPKGPNFYNPDKYPDRAKERRAYVLARMKDEGVITDAQLSEAANVPLGLKPIETTRRDSGFYFVDHLAREARTFAGIDSLTSASHVVRSTINAGLQTAVESALQDGLANYERSTGRQRYDGPEFNLADSIAKLGGATPAVEGSVQSVPLVVGGEAKPKPPTTVAGSKPAPQKPVWQRALESARPVLYDVHWPLAVVLDTGRGAVKAGLADGRIVSLDPGIAKGRLQTYDVVRVKLRDAKAKVLRADIRVRPSVQGAAMVLENRTGRILAMDGGFSYPLSQLNRVTQTVRQPGSTLKPLTYLAALNAGLQPNTLVMDASVTLPPIGGVGQSWSPKNYDGGGSGATTLRRGLEFSKNLVTARLLQGGIADTPPASLTRICDLALEAQLYAECERYYPFVLGSQPVRMVDLAAFYAAVANEGARPAPYALEAVERDGKVLYKREPKEPVRIGSADKVAFYQLKTMLQGVTNHGTAAALARFSGSIAGKTGTSENENDAWFAGFTNEITIVVWVGYDNADGTRRTLGRGQTGGHLSVPIAGTILQAAWANGVARTNLAPPSPEAKRSLADLPIDPRSGERVSGGGFLEHFRLSDGRMADTQYRLLPREVQTAMRPDSEDGDIGGLDDGADTAGDVFGNLTTRRTPEADPLDPFGERQAQPRSRRAQGDVYEGSRSQAWPGTQRSPFGDDEPPRARRRDPDYLFGDDPRY, from the coding sequence ATGAACATCATCCTGATCAAGCTGTTTGCGACGGCGCTGACGCTCAGTCAGGTGACGACGCGGCCCGATGCCTTGAAGACGCAGTTCGATCCGATCGCCGACAAGGCGCAGGTGGTGCAGATCCTGCGCGACGGCTGCGCCCATATGCGCAAGTCCTTCGACATCGAGGACATCAACCTCGACGAGCTGATCTCCACCGCGATGGAGGACCCCTCCGCCATTGCCGGTGCTTCCGCGCCCAAGCTCCTGCACGGGCTCGATATCGGCGAGCTCAACACCAGCTACCGCCAGTTCTGCAAGGGCGAGAACCCGAAGGACTCGCCCTTCGACGCGGCCGAGGTCATCGACTTCTACAACAAGGCGGTGGCCGACCTGCCCTCCGCGCAGGACCTCAAGGACCGCAAGCTTCCCGGCGCCAGCCTGATCCTCGACGGCGCCGGCAAGCGCTACGCCGAGGCGTTCGAGGCCAACGGACGTCGCCTCACCGTGCCGATCTCCGAGGTGCCGGCGATGGTGCAGAAGGCCTTCGTCGCCGCCGAGGACAAGCGCTTCGAGACCCATCACGGCATCGACGAGCGCGGCGTCATCCGCGCCTTCATCGGCAACCTCGCCTCGCCTGGGCGCCCGGCGGGGGGGTCCACCATCACCCAGCAGGTGGTCAAGAACCTGTCGGTGGGCGACGACGTCACCTACGAGCGCAAGATTCGCGAGATGATCGTGGCCTCCCGCCTCGAGCAGATCCTGGCCAAGCCGCAGATCCTCGAACTCTACCTCAACGGGATCTACCTCGGCCGCGGCTCCTACGGGATCGAGATGGCGGCGAGGAGCTATTTCGGCAAATCGGTGGGGCAGCTCACCGTGCCGGAGGCGGCCCTGCTCGGCGGCATGCCCAAGGGGCCGAACTTCTACAATCCGGACAAGTACCCCGACCGCGCCAAGGAGCGCCGCGCCTATGTGCTGGCGCGGATGAAGGATGAGGGCGTCATCACCGATGCGCAGTTGAGCGAGGCCGCCAACGTGCCTCTCGGGCTGAAGCCGATCGAGACGACGCGGCGGGATTCGGGGTTCTACTTCGTCGATCACCTCGCCCGCGAGGCGCGCACCTTCGCAGGCATCGACTCCCTCACCTCCGCCTCGCACGTGGTCCGCTCGACCATCAATGCCGGCCTTCAGACCGCCGTGGAAAGCGCCCTCCAGGACGGGCTCGCCAATTACGAGCGCTCCACCGGGCGCCAGCGCTACGACGGGCCGGAATTCAACCTCGCCGATAGCATCGCCAAGCTCGGTGGGGCCACGCCAGCGGTGGAGGGATCGGTCCAGTCGGTCCCGCTGGTCGTCGGCGGCGAGGCGAAACCCAAGCCTCCGACGACGGTTGCCGGGTCGAAGCCGGCGCCGCAGAAGCCCGTCTGGCAGCGTGCTCTCGAGAGCGCGCGGCCAGTGCTCTACGACGTGCACTGGCCGCTCGCCGTGGTGCTCGATACCGGACGCGGCGCGGTCAAGGCGGGGCTCGCCGACGGCCGCATCGTCAGCCTCGATCCCGGCATCGCCAAGGGCCGTCTCCAGACCTACGACGTGGTGCGGGTCAAGCTGCGCGACGCCAAGGCCAAGGTGCTCCGCGCCGATATCCGCGTGCGTCCCTCCGTCCAGGGGGCCGCCATGGTGCTGGAGAACCGCACCGGTCGGATCCTGGCCATGGATGGCGGCTTCTCCTATCCGCTGAGCCAGCTCAACCGCGTGACCCAGACCGTGCGGCAGCCCGGCTCGACCCTGAAACCGCTGACCTACCTCGCGGCGCTGAATGCCGGCCTCCAGCCCAACACCCTGGTGATGGATGCCAGCGTCACCCTGCCGCCCATCGGCGGCGTCGGCCAGTCCTGGAGCCCGAAGAACTACGACGGCGGCGGGTCGGGCGCGACGACCCTGCGGCGCGGCCTCGAATTCTCGAAGAACCTCGTCACAGCGCGCCTTCTCCAGGGCGGCATCGCCGATACGCCACCCGCCAGCCTCACCCGCATCTGCGACCTCGCGCTGGAAGCGCAGCTCTATGCCGAATGCGAGCGCTACTACCCGTTCGTCCTCGGCTCGCAGCCGGTGCGCATGGTCGACCTCGCGGCCTTCTACGCGGCAGTGGCCAACGAGGGCGCCCGGCCGGCACCCTATGCGCTGGAGGCGGTCGAGCGCGACGGCAAGGTTCTCTACAAGCGCGAGCCCAAGGAGCCGGTGCGGATCGGCTCCGCCGACAAGGTCGCCTTCTACCAGCTCAAGACGATGCTGCAGGGGGTGACCAATCACGGCACGGCGGCGGCGCTCGCCCGGTTCTCGGGCTCGATCGCCGGCAAGACCGGCACCTCGGAGAACGAGAACGACGCCTGGTTCGCCGGATTTACCAACGAGATCACCATCGTGGTCTGGGTCGGCTACGACAATGCCGACGGCACCCGCAGGACGCTCGGGCGCGGCCAGACCGGCGGCCATCTCTCCGTGCCGATCGCAGGCACGATCCTCCAGGCCGCCTGGGCCAACGGAGTGGCGCGCACCAACCTCGCGCCGCCCTCTCCGGAAGCCAAGCGCTCGCTGGCCGACCTGCCCATCGACCCCCGCAGCGGCGAGCGGGTCTCCGGCGGCGGCTTCCTCGAGCATTTCCGGCTCAGCGACGGCCGCATGGCCGACACTCAGTACCGCCTACTGCCGCGCGAGGTGCAGACCGCCATGCGGCCTGATTCCGAGGATGGCGATATCGGCGGGCTCGACGACGGCGCCGATACGGCCGGCGACGTGTTCGGCAACCTCACCACCCGGCGCACGCCCGAGGCCGACCCGCTCGACCCGTTCGGCGAGCGCCAGGCCCAGCCGCGCAGCCGCCGTGCGCAGGGCGATGTCTATGAGGGCTCGCGCAGCCAGGCCTGGCCGGGGACCCAGCGCTCGCCCTTCGGCGACGACGAACCACCCCGCGCCCGGCGCCGCGATCCCGACTACCTGTTCGGCGATGACCCGCGCTACTGA
- a CDS encoding AarF/UbiB family protein, giving the protein MLKTAFVAARDRQRLSEIAAVLIGYGVTKVVERLGLGHLARFAKRRRPQVDVARLSQPQRVRRAIEALGPTFIKLGQILASRPDLLTPEWTEELEKLHSQVRPIAWDKIRPQLEADLGASPSEIFAEFDTVPLAAASIAQVYRARLMTGEEVVVKVLRPGLRKIIEADLRLLAHATRIVVDEWPEFGRYQPHEQMRHLAGGLYGELDLVNEARNCETIAAIFADRDDIVIPKIHWEWTSERVLVQEFIHGIPPNDHARLDAAGIDKVKVAQKGTDAFLNMALIEGVFHADPHPGNMLVMPGNRIGFIDFGIIGRLSERRRTQLLMLIGAMLKEDSDGLMAVLLDWTGSTNPDLTKLEASSQAFINRHAGSVLNFGDLLTDFMTMARENDLAMPTDLAILFKGLVTADGVMRHLDPKFDLFTAAGPTVKSKLASQFSIKGISRKVEAVGAGLFGAASELPTLIHLMLVRLKQGRVTVEIEVKGIDKLTRGIERAAARVAVALIVAAFATQLAPRFMDLGTPAFITVGMMVCVIGIGWLVLLGRNK; this is encoded by the coding sequence ATGCTGAAAACCGCCTTCGTCGCCGCTCGGGACCGGCAGCGCCTGAGCGAGATCGCCGCCGTCCTAATCGGGTACGGCGTCACCAAGGTCGTGGAGCGCCTCGGCCTCGGCCATCTGGCGAGGTTCGCCAAGCGCCGCCGTCCGCAGGTGGACGTGGCGCGCCTGTCGCAGCCGCAGCGCGTACGCCGGGCGATCGAGGCTCTGGGGCCGACCTTCATCAAGCTCGGACAGATCCTGGCGAGCCGGCCCGACCTGCTGACGCCGGAATGGACCGAGGAGCTGGAGAAGCTCCACAGCCAGGTCAGGCCGATCGCCTGGGACAAGATCCGGCCGCAGCTGGAGGCCGACCTCGGTGCCTCGCCCTCCGAGATCTTCGCCGAGTTCGACACCGTTCCGCTGGCCGCCGCCTCGATCGCACAGGTCTACCGCGCTCGGCTGATGACGGGCGAGGAGGTCGTGGTGAAGGTCCTGCGCCCGGGCCTGCGCAAGATCATCGAGGCCGACCTGCGCCTCCTGGCGCACGCCACCCGTATCGTCGTCGACGAATGGCCGGAATTCGGCCGCTACCAGCCGCACGAGCAGATGCGCCACCTCGCCGGTGGCCTTTACGGCGAGCTCGATCTCGTCAACGAGGCGCGCAATTGCGAGACGATCGCGGCGATCTTCGCCGACCGGGACGACATCGTCATCCCGAAGATCCACTGGGAATGGACCTCCGAGCGCGTCCTCGTCCAGGAATTCATCCACGGCATCCCGCCCAACGACCATGCCCGCCTCGACGCGGCGGGGATCGACAAGGTCAAGGTCGCCCAGAAGGGCACCGACGCCTTCCTCAACATGGCGCTGATCGAGGGCGTGTTCCACGCCGACCCGCATCCCGGCAACATGCTGGTGATGCCCGGCAACCGCATCGGCTTCATCGATTTCGGCATCATCGGCCGGCTCTCCGAGCGCCGCCGCACCCAGCTTCTCATGCTGATCGGCGCCATGCTGAAGGAGGATTCCGATGGGCTGATGGCCGTGCTCCTCGATTGGACCGGATCGACCAACCCGGATCTCACCAAGCTCGAGGCTTCGTCTCAGGCCTTCATCAACCGGCATGCCGGCTCGGTGCTGAATTTCGGCGACCTGCTCACCGACTTCATGACCATGGCCCGCGAGAACGACCTCGCCATGCCGACCGATCTCGCCATCCTGTTCAAGGGGCTGGTGACGGCCGATGGTGTCATGCGCCATCTCGATCCGAAATTCGATCTCTTCACCGCCGCCGGCCCGACGGTGAAGAGCAAGCTCGCCTCGCAATTCTCGATCAAGGGTATTTCCCGCAAGGTCGAGGCGGTGGGGGCCGGCCTGTTCGGCGCCGCCTCCGAACTGCCGACCCTGATTCATCTCATGCTGGTGCGCCTCAAGCAGGGGCGCGTCACCGTCGAGATCGAGGTCAAGGGCATCGACAAGCTGACCCGCGGCATCGAGCGCGCCGCCGCCCGCGTCGCGGTGGCGCTCATCGTCGCCGCCTTCGCGACCCAGCTCGCCCCGCGCTTCATGGACCTCGGCACCCCGGCCTTCATCACGGTGGGCATGATGGTCTGCGTGATCGGGATCGGCTGGCTCGTGCTGCTGGGGCGGAACAAGTAG
- a CDS encoding Crp/Fnr family transcriptional regulator, with product MLPSTESFIEGNLLLKALSPEDRGLLIPYLEPAVVRRGDTLFSAGSSVSLISFPCEQTVITLIVSMRDGRSAETATIGREGAVGGVVSHGRLPAFSTALVQIGGPVLRLDAARLQDAKQRSTTVRNLFTRYADCLLGQVLQSVACNALHPIEERCLRWLLTLQDRIGTDALPVTHELLANMLGVQRTYLTRILRTLQVQGLIEVGRGRITILNRAQIQQVACECHGAVVSHFETVLGAVYDADGRMLFVDPPTQPRQTDPVQSAEAV from the coding sequence ATGCTACCGTCGACAGAGTCCTTCATCGAAGGCAATCTCCTCCTGAAGGCGCTCTCCCCCGAAGATCGGGGACTTCTCATTCCCTATCTGGAACCTGCCGTCGTCCGACGCGGCGATACCCTGTTCAGCGCCGGATCGAGCGTCTCGCTGATCTCGTTTCCCTGCGAGCAGACGGTCATCACGCTGATCGTCTCCATGCGTGACGGTCGAAGCGCGGAAACCGCCACGATCGGGCGGGAGGGCGCCGTGGGCGGGGTCGTCAGCCATGGCCGCCTGCCGGCCTTCAGCACGGCTCTGGTGCAGATCGGCGGACCGGTCCTGAGGCTCGATGCGGCGAGGCTGCAGGATGCCAAGCAGCGCTCGACGACCGTTCGCAACCTCTTTACCCGCTACGCCGACTGCCTTCTCGGGCAGGTACTGCAATCGGTGGCCTGCAACGCCCTCCACCCGATCGAGGAGCGCTGCCTGCGCTGGCTGCTGACACTGCAGGACCGGATCGGCACCGACGCGCTTCCGGTCACCCACGAACTCCTCGCCAACATGCTCGGCGTCCAGCGCACCTACCTGACCCGGATCCTGCGGACTCTGCAGGTGCAGGGGTTGATCGAGGTCGGCCGCGGACGCATCACCATCCTGAATCGAGCCCAAATCCAGCAGGTGGCCTGCGAGTGCCACGGCGCCGTGGTCAGCCATTTCGAGACCGTCCTCGGCGCCGTCTACGATGCAGACGGCCGCATGCTCTTCGTCGATCCGCCGACCCAGCCGCGCCAGACAGACCCGGTCCAGTCGGCGGAAGCGGTCTGA
- a CDS encoding alpha-amylase family protein, whose amino-acid sequence MIKDLWYKNAVVYCLSIRTFLDASGDGIGDFEGLERRLDYLQGLGITAIWLMPFQPSPKRDGGYDITDYYGVDPDYGSLGDFVAFTHAAKQRGLRVIIDLVVNHTSDQHPWFQSARSDPDSPYRDWYVWSKTEPANADEGMVFPGVQTSTWTRDAKAKAYYFHRFMPFQPDLNTANTAVQAEIQKIMGFWIELGVSGFRMDAVPFVIAKKGADVKGEPQEQFDMLRDFREFLQWRQGDAIILGEANILPKKDLDYFGDDADRLNMLFNFQVNQALFYALASADGRPLAKAMRKTWNRPASAQWAVFLRNHDELDLGRLTEAQRQRVFEAFGPKKEMQLYDRGIRRRLAPMLGGDQRRIELAYSLMFTLPGTPVLRYGDEIGMGDDLSLKERDCARTPMQWTSEAQGGFTKSDAPAMPVIADGPYGFPHVNVAVQRHDRGSLLNWMESIIRTRKEAPEIGWGDFAVIETPSPAILAIRYDWEGNSVLCVHNLGSEPTEVTLSPEVEGPEGRVLVDLLTGHRSEASADGRHCLMMERYGYHWFRVGGLDAPLKRRVG is encoded by the coding sequence ATGATCAAGGACCTCTGGTACAAGAACGCCGTCGTCTACTGCCTGTCGATCCGCACCTTCCTGGATGCGAGCGGCGACGGGATCGGCGATTTCGAGGGGCTCGAACGGCGGCTCGATTATCTCCAGGGTCTCGGGATCACCGCGATCTGGCTGATGCCGTTCCAGCCGTCGCCGAAGCGCGACGGCGGCTACGACATCACCGATTACTACGGGGTCGACCCCGATTACGGCTCGCTCGGCGATTTCGTCGCCTTCACGCACGCGGCCAAGCAGCGGGGCCTGCGCGTCATCATCGACCTCGTGGTCAACCACACCTCCGACCAGCATCCGTGGTTCCAATCGGCCCGATCCGACCCGGATTCGCCTTACCGCGACTGGTATGTCTGGTCGAAGACGGAGCCCGCCAATGCCGACGAGGGCATGGTGTTTCCCGGCGTGCAGACCTCGACCTGGACGCGGGACGCGAAGGCGAAGGCCTACTACTTCCACCGCTTCATGCCGTTCCAACCGGATCTGAACACGGCAAACACGGCAGTTCAGGCCGAGATCCAGAAGATCATGGGGTTCTGGATCGAGCTCGGCGTCTCCGGCTTCCGCATGGATGCCGTGCCCTTCGTCATCGCCAAAAAGGGCGCGGACGTGAAGGGCGAGCCACAGGAGCAGTTCGACATGCTGCGGGACTTTCGCGAGTTCCTGCAATGGCGCCAGGGCGACGCGATCATCCTCGGCGAGGCCAACATCCTGCCGAAGAAGGACCTCGATTATTTCGGCGACGATGCGGACCGGCTGAACATGCTGTTCAATTTCCAGGTCAACCAAGCGCTTTTCTACGCCCTGGCCTCGGCCGACGGGCGGCCTTTGGCCAAGGCCATGCGCAAGACCTGGAACCGGCCCGCCTCGGCGCAATGGGCCGTGTTCCTGCGCAACCACGACGAACTCGATCTCGGCCGCCTTACCGAGGCTCAGCGCCAAAGGGTGTTCGAGGCTTTCGGCCCGAAGAAGGAGATGCAGCTCTACGACCGCGGCATCAGGCGTCGCCTCGCCCCGATGCTCGGCGGCGATCAGCGCCGCATCGAACTCGCCTACAGCCTGATGTTCACTTTGCCGGGCACGCCGGTGCTGCGCTACGGCGACGAGATCGGCATGGGCGACGATCTCTCGCTGAAGGAGCGCGACTGCGCCCGCACTCCGATGCAATGGACCTCGGAAGCGCAAGGCGGCTTCACCAAGAGCGATGCGCCGGCCATGCCGGTGATCGCGGACGGACCCTATGGCTTCCCGCACGTGAACGTCGCGGTCCAACGCCACGACCGCGGCTCGCTCCTCAACTGGATGGAAAGCATCATCCGCACCCGCAAGGAGGCCCCTGAAATCGGCTGGGGGGATTTCGCGGTGATCGAGACGCCGTCGCCCGCGATCCTGGCGATCCGCTACGATTGGGAAGGGAATTCGGTGCTCTGCGTGCACAATCTCGGCAGCGAGCCGACGGAGGTGACCCTCTCCCCCGAGGTGGAGGGACCGGAGGGCCGCGTCCTCGTCGACCTCCTCACCGGCCATCGCAGCGAGGCGAGCGCGGACGGACGCCACTGCCTGATGATGGAGCGCTACGGCTACCACTGGTTCCGGGTCGGCGGCCTCGACGCGCCCTTGAAGCGCCGGGTGGGCTGA